CTGTTAGAGCTCTTTGAAGAAGACACAAAAATCGCTTCCCGCAAAAGTTGGGGAGCTGTAAAATGGGGACGGTAATTATTATCCATTTGGTTTAGTTATGAGCGGAATAAGCTCAAAAGCTTTAAATGGAGCACCGGAAAACAAACGGAAATGGAACAAAGGTTCAGAATTACAATCGAAGGAATTTAGTGATGGCAGTGGGTTAGAATGGTATGCAACACCGTTAAGAACGCTTGACCCGCAAATAGGCAGATGGCATCAGATAGACCCCAAGCCCGATTATGCACAGAGCTTGTATAGCTCAATGGGTAATAACCCGATTTTGTATAATGACCCGTTAGGAGATACTTTAAGAGTTCAGTTTAGAACAGGCTTTTTAGGATTAGGCAAAAAACAAGAAGTCATTTATAACAATGGAAGTTTAACTAATAAGGATGGAAGTGCCTATGCAGGAAAAGTAAAGGGTTATTTGGGTAAAGTTGTTGGGGCATTAGGTTCGTTGAATAAGACAGCGGAGGGCAAATCAATGGTATCGGAGTTGCAGGGCTCTAATAATAATTTTACAATCAAGAATGGTTCAGCCAATTCATTTACCCCTTCAAATTTGACAGCTTCTTACGGAAATATTCCTTCTCTTCAAAAAGTTTCTAATGGTACTCTCCCAACTGGTGGCAGTGGAGGAACAATAGTTTGGAATCCTGGTATATCAACAAGCGGAATGAATACCGCAGGAAATACTGATAGACCAGCCTACATAGGATTAGGGCATGAAATGGCTCATGGACGAGATGCTAACCAAGGCACATTATATATTGGAAGTGATTATACAAACCCCTTAAACGGAAATTCTTACTTATCAAAAGACCAAGGGTTAAATAAATCGGAGTGGCGTGCAGTCTATTATGAAAATATAATTAGACAGCAAGCGGGATTGCCATTACGTACACAGTATGGCTTGCAAGATAACGGAGGTAGTTTTACAGGAACAGGCCCCTCCTTATTGACGCCAGCAGGACTTCCAATTAATTTTCCAATACAATAAATCAATCTCATGAAACAGAAATCAATTTTTATAGCGATAATGTTTTTAATCTTCTCATTCAATTTGCATGCTCAAAAGGAAGCTGCTCGTTGTAAAGGGAAGAGATATTGTGGATATATGTTTGATACAAGCTATATTGTTTTGAAGTCCATTAAAGATCAACAAAGCAGAATTATCTTATCATGCGATGATATACATACAGCGGAAGGAATTTTGAGAGAACAACTACCCATCTTAAACAGCAGTAAAGTAAACCAATCAAAAGGATGTCCTAATATCAATCAAAGGCTTAGTAAATATTGCAGGCAATATTTTGGCTTTATCAATACCAGAGGAGAAAAAATAATCTGGGTAAACCTGTTTTGGAATAAAGATTTAAAAGCCAGAGCAAAGTATGATTTAATCAGTGTTAACGATGGCTGTAGCTATTATTGGAATGTAGAAGTTAACATAACGGCGAGAACTCTGTCAAACCTTCAAATAAATGGCAATGGATAAAAAAAGCCCATGCCGGGCTTTAGTGCCTTCCTTTTGTATAGGCAATGTGGTTGCGTGGGATATTGATGCTGCGTTGTCGCATGATGGAATCATACGTTTTTTTCCAGAGTTTAGTAGAATCCCAATGCTGTATATTAAATGCGCTGTCGGGTATGCCGGGCAGTTTATACATTCTAAACTGCTTCATGTAATCCGGCAGTGAATC
Above is a window of Clostridia bacterium DNA encoding:
- a CDS encoding M91 family zinc metallopeptidase encodes the protein MGNNPILYNDPLGDTLRVQFRTGFLGLGKKQEVIYNNGSLTNKDGSAYAGKVKGYLGKVVGALGSLNKTAEGKSMVSELQGSNNNFTIKNGSANSFTPSNLTASYGNIPSLQKVSNGTLPTGGSGGTIVWNPGISTSGMNTAGNTDRPAYIGLGHEMAHGRDANQGTLYIGSDYTNPLNGNSYLSKDQGLNKSEWRAVYYENIIRQQAGLPLRTQYGLQDNGGSFTGTGPSLLTPAGLPINFPIQ